One window of the Megalops cyprinoides isolate fMegCyp1 chromosome 2, fMegCyp1.pri, whole genome shotgun sequence genome contains the following:
- the LOC118773312 gene encoding cortexin-1 yields the protein MSDVPTLDYEMLSPGPSLSGAPTSPPLSGDAEQKTAFAFVGLLLLFLVFLLVRCFRILLDPYSRMPASSWTDHKEGLERGQFDYALV from the coding sequence ATGAGCGATGTCCCCACGCTGGACTATGAGATGCTGTCCCCGGGGCCCTCACTGTCCGGGGCCCCCACCAGCCCCCCGCTCTCGGGCGACGCGGAGCAGAAGACGGCCTTCGCCTTCGTAGGGctcctgctgctcttcctgGTCTTCCTGCTGGTGCGCTGCTTCCGCATCCTCCTGGACCCCTACAGCCGCATGCCCGCCTCGTCCTGGACCGACCACAAGGAGGGGCTGGAGAGGGGTCAGTTTGACTATGCGCTGGTCTAG